A region from the Malus domestica chromosome 07, GDT2T_hap1 genome encodes:
- the LOC114825788 gene encoding uncharacterized protein — translation MPPSGSTTDASGTRPAKKNTRGPCRQLKTGKVTWVTNGRIPIGYNERHRAAPTAEPYSALAHDIGHVVRTFCSMLWKSWKAMPEEMKITVRNQLFTNYNLEHMDEDKFAYVNRLFSERYKQWKSDLHQWFQEFDDPQVALEEGYSKELEDRQDSWVWLCGHFKDPTYVKKVKANKIN, via the exons ATGCCGCCATCGGGATCCACAACTGATGCCTCCGGTACACGGCCAG CGAAGAAAAACACCCGGGGACCTTGTCGGCAATTGAAGACGGGGAAGGTCACCTGGGTGACCAACGGTCGTATCCCAATCGGATACAATGAGCGACATCGGGCAGCACCAACGGCGGAGCCGTATAGTGCATTGGCCCACGACATTGGGCATGTCGTGCGGACCTTTTGCTCTATGCTGTGGAAGTCTTGGAAGGCGATGCCAGAGGAGATGAAGATTACAGTGCGCAATCAATTGTTC ACAAACTACAATTTGGAGCACATGGACGAGGACAAGTTCGCGTATGTCAATCGGCTTTTCTCCGAACGCTACAAGCAGTGGAAGAGTGACCTGCACCAATGGTTCCAGGAGTTTGATGATCCGCAGGTCGCTCTTGAGGAGGGATATTCGAAGGAGTTGGAGGACCGACAAGATAGTTGGGTTTGGCTTTGCGGTCATTTTAAGGACCCGACATATGTG AAGAAGGTGAAGGCGAACAAGATCAATTGA